One stretch of Candidatus Bathyarchaeia archaeon DNA includes these proteins:
- a CDS encoding hemerythrin domain-containing protein codes for MTTWDSLHQEHGEIFVKMNILEKALADLLQKHTEEQVDRTLEQQKEFLEAFKQGLSLHFTVEEKALFPEMKQIGKIAESLVDELLVQHRSIVGKYEGIAERSNSNVERRTNLRSLVQELITHTKKEEESVYPLVKQMSREQLEVVDRTAKQLGYQV; via the coding sequence TTGACAACGTGGGATTCACTGCACCAAGAACACGGAGAAATCTTTGTCAAAATGAACATCCTTGAAAAAGCATTGGCAGACCTTCTGCAGAAGCATACAGAAGAGCAAGTGGATAGGACGTTGGAGCAGCAAAAAGAATTCCTTGAAGCCTTCAAGCAGGGGTTAAGTTTACATTTTACTGTTGAGGAGAAAGCGCTTTTTCCTGAAATGAAACAGATTGGCAAAATTGCGGAATCTTTGGTGGATGAGCTTTTGGTTCAGCACCGATCCATAGTGGGCAAGTATGAAGGAATTGCGGAGCGGTCGAATAGTAATGTGGAAAGAAGAACAAACCTGCGTAGCTTGGTGCAAGAATTAATTACTCACACCAAAAAAGAAGAAGAGTCCGTGTACCCTTTGGTTAAGCAGATGAGCAGGGAACAACTCGAAGTAGTAGACCGCACCGCGAAACAGCTTGGATACCAAGTATAA